In the Theobroma cacao cultivar B97-61/B2 chromosome 1, Criollo_cocoa_genome_V2, whole genome shotgun sequence genome, one interval contains:
- the LOC18614019 gene encoding protein SUPPRESSOR OF PHYA-105 1 has protein sequence MERDGEQMAASGIAENTEFTRKGFNFPLKSEGHILMESPKIYESQRRNWPVNDVSGFAPQCPSTSSMIETETGVTVEELTVENYKTSGLSLPKSSSNLRQGQWQRMHHLESMSEHEALDGNVDHVLLRAKEQLARMSYENQKSKDTDQTTGGISLHLKATDNMAISSNTSSVAATPLKTSTRPSFSQLFVKKGLKGKGIVRRDPESCTTADNDQPCLLGVDRSATAPCPNGITLREWLKRGRCKEDKAESLLLFWQIVKLVDSAHSQGVVLQDLQPSCFYLSSSNRVTYTGLSAKKGLVSAVNSDLRRKRFLEESMNAANCSLRAKLLKVNENMRSLGHQTEFTSPHESRIEMGNKIGFHTSVKQDSNCFLNQPPSFRYPTASVSHSISAAIQSEEKWYVCPEVLNGRSCTFSSNIYSLGVFLFELLCCFESWELHSAMMLDMSQRILPPKFLSENPKEAGFCLWLLHPKPLSRPTTREILQSDLFCGSQEWFCGNNLSESPDSDMAESEILPQFLIRLEEQKQKHASKLIEDIRFLEEDIKEAERRHLLKTSSVFPQKQNEFPDAGKNWLHFEDPRTSVAHYRSNLKSEVNEGWLSKNIRLLEHAYFSMRSEIHSSEPDAAACFNKDLLRNGDRLSKVQSANGEMRMNQKSIDPLGVFFEGLCKFACYSKFEACGTIRKGDLLNSANVICTLSFDRDEDYIATAGISKRIKIFEFDAFMNDSIDVHYPVVEMSNKSKLSCVCWNNYIKNYLASTDYDGIVQTWDAGTGQGLCQYTEHQKRAWSVDFSQADPTKFASGSDDCSVKLWSINERSSLGTIGSPANVCCVQFSTFSPHLLAFGSADYKVYCYDLRHARIPLCTLAAHEKAVSYVKFLDSTTLLSASTDNTLKLWHLNKTSSDALPSSTCGLTFSGHKNEKNFVGLSVLDGYIACGSETNEVYCYYRSLPMPITSYKFGSLDPISGNQITDENGQFVSSVCWRQKSNMLVAANSTGSIKLLKLV, from the exons ATGGAACGAGATGGGGAACAAATGGCTGCAAGTGGAATAGCTGAGAATACTGAATTTACAAGAAAAGGCTTCAATTTTCCCTTGAAATCAGAAGGTCATATTTTGATGGAATCCCCGAAAATATATGAATCACAGAGAAGAAACTGGCCGGTGAACGATGTTAGCGGCTTTGCACCTCAATGCCCTAGCACTTCTTCTATGATTGAGACTGAGACAGGTGTTACAGTGGAAGAATTGACAGTGGAAAACTATAAGACCTCAGGTTTAAGTTTGCCCAAGAGCTCAAGCAACTTAAGGCAGGGTCAGTGGCAACGAATGCATCATTTAGAAAGTATGTCTGAACATGAGGCTTTAGATGGAAACGTTGATCACGTGTTGTTGAGAGCGAAAGAGCAGCTTGCGAGAATGTCTTATGAGAACCAAAAGAGCAAGGATACTGATCAAACAACTGGAGGAATTTCTTTGCATTTGAAGGCTACAGACAACATGGCTATCTCAAGCAATACATCGTCAGTTGCAGCTACTCCATTGAAAACGTCAACTAGGCCTAGCTTTTCACAgttatttgtaaagaaaggTTTGAAGGGAAAGGGTATTGTTAGAAGAGATCCAGAATCTTGCACAACTGCTGACAATGACCAGCCTTGTTTACTTGGGGTTGATAGGTCTGCTACTGCACCTTGCCCCAATGGAATTACTTTGAGAGAATGGCTAAAACGAGGGAGATGTAAAGAGGATAAAGCTGAAAGCCTACTTCTATTCTGGCAGATTGTGAAGTTGGTGGATTCTGCACACTCCCAAGGAGTTGTCTTGCAAGACTTACAGCCATCCTGTTTCTATTTATCCTCATCAAATAGGGTTACATATACAGGTCTATCTGCTAAGAAAGGACTAGTGTCTGCTGTAAATAGTGATTTGAGGAGGAAAAGATTCCTGGAAGAAAGTATGAATGCTGCAAATTGTAGTTTACGTGCAAAGCTGCTAAAGGTCAATGAGAACATGCGATCTCTTGGACACCAAACAGAGTTCACCTCTCCCCATGAATCCAGGATTGAGATGGGAAATAAGATTGGTTTTCATACATCTGTTAAGCAAGATTCTAACTGTTTTCTGAACCAGCCTCCAAGTTTCCGCTACCCTACTGCATCTGTTTCACATTCTATTTCTGCAGCTATACAATCGGAAGAGAAGTGGTATGTTTGCCCAGAGGTGCTTAATGGCAGAAGCTGcacattttcatcaaatatatatagccttggggtttttctttttgag TTGCTATGTTGTTTTGAATCATGGGAGCTGCATTCTGCAATGATGCTGGATATGAGCCAGAGGATTCTTCCACCAAAGTTCCTTTCAGAAAATCCGAAGGAAGCTGGCTTTTGTCTTTGGCTTCTTCACCCCAAACCTTTGTCTCGTCCAACAACTAG GGAAATCTTGCAGTCTGATTTATTTTGTGGATCCCAAGAATGGTTTTGTGGGAACAATTTATCAGAATCTCCTGATAGTGATATGGCGGAATCAGAGATATTACCTCAGTTTCTAATTAGATTAGAAGAACAAAAGCAGAAGCATGCCTCCAAATTGATTGAAGATATTAGGTTCTTAGAAGAAGATATTAAGGAGGCTGAAAGAAGGCACTTATTAAAGACATCTTCAGTTTTCCCTCAGAAACAAAATGAATTTCCTGATGCAGGAAAAAATTGGTTGCATTTTGAAGACCCCAGAACATCAGTTGCTCATtatagatcaaatttgaagtCAGAGGTAAATGAAGGATGGTTGTCAAAAAATATCAGGCTGCTTGAGCATGCGTACTTCTCCATGAGATCCGAAATCCATTCTTCAGAACCTGATGCTGCAGCGTGCTTTAATAAAGACTTGCTGAGGAATGGAGACAGGTTGTCCAAGGTGCAAAGTGCAAATGGTGAGATGAGAATGAATCAGAAATCTATTGATCCCCTCGGGGTCTTTTTTGAAGGTTTGTGCAAGTTTGCTTGCTATAGCAAGTTTGAAGCGTGTGGAACAATAAGAAAAGGGGACCTTCTAAACTCTGCAAATGTGATATGCACTCTCAGTTTTGACCGTGATGAGGATTATATTGCTACTGCTGGCATATCTAAGAGAATCAAGATTTTTGAGTTTGATGCATTTATGAATGACTCTATTGATGTCCACTATCCTGTGGTTGAGATGTCAAACAAGTCAAAGCTTAGCTGTGTTTGCTGGAACAACTACATAAAGAATTATTTGGCTTCAACTGATTATGATGGTATTGTCCAG ACATGGGATGCGGGAACTGGTCAAGGATTATGTCAATACACTGAGCACCAAAAGAGGGCATGGTCTGTTGACTTTTCTCAAGCTGACCCAACAAAGTTTGCCAGTGGAAGTGATGACTGCTCTGTGAAGCTTTGGAGCATTAATGAG AGAAGTTCTCTTGGCACCATAGGGAGCCCTGCAAATGTCTGCTGTGTTCAGTTCTCTACTTTCTCTCCTCATCTGTTGGCATTTGGATCTGCCGATTACAAGGTGTATTGCTATGATCTTCGGCATGCTAGAATCCCTTTATGCACATTAGCTGCCCATGAAAAAGCTGTTAGCTATGTCAAATTCTTGGATTCCACAACCCTTCTCTCTGCATCCACCGACAACACCCTGAAGCTGTGGCATCTCAACAAAACCAGTTCAGATGCATTGCCTTCCAGTACTTGTGGCTTAACCTTTAGTGGTCATAAAAATGAGAAG AACTTTGTGGGTTTATCTGTTTTGGATGGATATATAGCATGTGGTTCAGAGACTAATGAG GTTTATTGTTATTATAGATCTCTGCCAATGCCAATCACTTCCTACAAGTTTGGGTCTCTTGATCCTATTTCTGGAAATCAAATCACTGACGAAAATGGGCAGTTTGTTTCAAGTGTCTGTTGGAGACAAAAGTCAAACATGCTTGTTGCTGCCAACTCAACTGGAAGTATTAAACTACTGAAACTGGTGTGA
- the LOC18614020 gene encoding mitogen-activated protein kinase kinase kinase 7, translating to MEQFRQIGEVLGSLKALMVFRDSIQINQRQCILLHDMFSFAYRSIADEMRENLKFEERNIKWKVLEMPFRELHRVFKEGEAYIRQSLESRDWWAKAITLYQNSDCVELHIHNLLSCIPVVIEAIETAAELCGWEQDEMQKKRRVYSNKYHKEWIDPQLFQWRFAKQYLITQDFCNRIDTVWKEDRWILLNKILEKKSMGSRKQERKLADLLLRNLDSSESLNGRLLPSTMLLGSKDYQVRRRLGNGSQYKEVYWLGESFALRHFFGDVEAVAPDISSLLSLSHPNILHFLCGFTDDEKKECHLVMELMNKSLRNYVKEICGPRKRVPFSLAVAVDLMLQIARGMEYLHSNKIYHGDLNPSNIHVKSRGMFTEGYMQAKVSGFGLSSIVHLPQKNTLMNQNETLPFVWHAPEVLEEQEQTGSKGNSKYTEKADVYSFGMICFQLLTGKVPFEDSHLQGDKMSPNIRAGERPLFPFQSPKCVTNLTKKCWHADPNLQPSFSSICRILRYVKRSLLMKPDYYNNQSELPMPVVDYCDIESKLQRKFPTWEASNPLPISQIPFQMFVYRVLEKEKIGHSLKDTSESGSDRTSVSGDENATADDPLSSTTERRSLPSPESTPRRLSALKKSPDIRAKHPVTPKGRAVRPPQLSRCGRSLRMNSESQLLLTSPRIRRTASGHASDSELS from the exons ATGGAGCAATTTCGACAGATCGGGGAGGTGCTAGGGAGTTTGAAGGCTTTAATGGTATTTCGTGACAGCATCCAGATCAACCAGAGGCAATGCATTTTGTTACACGATATGTTTAGTTTCGCATACAGATCGATAGCAGATGAAATGAGAGAGAACctgaaatttgaagaaaggaACATCAAATGGAAAGTTCTTGAAATGCCTTTCAGAGAGCTCCACAGGGTTTTCAAAGAAGGGGAAGCCTACATCAGGCAGAGCTTGGAATCCAGAGACTGGTGGGCTAAAGCCATTACTCTCTATCAGAATTCGGATTGCGTCGAGTTACATATCCATAACTTGCTTTCCTGCATCCCTGTTGTCATCGAAGCAATCGAAACTGCAGCAGAATTATGTGGTTGGGAACAAGATGAAATGCAAAAGAAGAGGCGGGTGTACTCCAACAAGTACCATAAAGAATGGATTGATCCTCAGCTTTTCCAGTGGAGATTTGCAAAGCAGTACCTTATTACACAAGATTTTTGCAATAGGATTGACACTGTTTGGAAAGAAGATAGATGGATCCTTCTAAACAAAATCCTGGAAAAGAAAAGCATGGGTTCGAGAAAGCAGGAGCGCAAACTTGCAGATTTGCTTTTGAGAAACTTAGATAGTTCAGAGTCTTTGAATGGGAGGCTCTTACCGAGTACAATGCTATTAGGGTCTAAGGACTACCAGGTTAGACGGCGGCTTGGAAACGGGAGTCAATATAAGGAGGTCTACTGGTTAGGTGAAAGCTTTGCTTTGAGACATTTTTTTGGAGACGTAGAAGCAGTAGCTCCTGACATTTCTTCTTTATTATCTCTTTCCCACCCAAACATACTGCATTTCCTCTGTGGATTTACTGATGATGAGAAGAAGGAATGTCATTTGGTCATGGAACTAATGAATAAAAGCCTTCGCAACTACGTAAAAGAGATTTGTGGCCCAAGAAAGCGAGTACCATTTTCTCTTGCGGTTGCTGTTGATCTAATGCTTCAAATAGCGAGAGGAATGGAATATCTCCACTCAAATAAAATCTACCACGGTGATTTAAATCCTTCCAACATTCACGTCAAGTCAAGAGGAATGTTCACGGAAGGGTACATGCAGGCAAAGGTTTCAGGATTTGGCTTATCTTCCATAGTTCATTTACCACAAAAGAACACATTGATGAACCAGAATGAAACCCTGCCATTCGTCTGGCATGCTCCAGAGGTTCTAGAAGAGCAGGAGCAGACAGGAAGTAAAGGGAATTCAAAGTACACAGAAAAAGCTGATGTTTACAGCTTCGGAATGATTTGCTTTCAGCTTCTAACTGGAAAAGTCCCATTTGAAGATAGCCATCTTCAAGGGGACAAAATGAGCCCAAACATCAGGGCAGGGGAGAGGCCATTATTTCCTTTCCAGTCACCAAAATGTGTAACCAACCTGACCAAGAAATGTTGGCATGCTGATCCAAATCTACAGCCTAGCTTCTCATCCATCTGCAGAATTCTTCGGTATGTAAAACGGTCCCTTCTAATGAAGCCTGATTATTATAACAACCAGTCAGAATTACCAATGCCAGTGGTGGATTACTGTGACATTGAGTCAAAGCTTCAACGAAAATTCCCCACATGGGAGGCTTCCAATCCGTTACCTATATCACAAATCCCTTTTCAGATGTTTGTTTATAGAGTACtggaaaaggagaaaataggTCATTCTCTCAAAGACACTTCAGAATCAGGAAGTGACAGAACTTCAGTTAGTGGGGATGAAAATGCCACTGCTGATGACCCATTGTCATCAACAACTGAGAGGAGGTCCTTACCTTCGCCTGAATCGACTCCCAGGAGACTTTCAGCATTGAAAAAATCTCCTGATATTAGAGCAAAACATCCAG TGACACCAAAAGGAAGAGCAGTAAGACCTCCTCAACTGAGCCGTTGTGGGCGCAGTTTAAGAATGAATTCAGAAAGCCAGCTACTTCTAACAAGTCCAAGAATACGGAGGACAGCATCCGGTCATGCCTCAGATTCCGAGCTCTCCTAG
- the LOC18614021 gene encoding CMP-sialic acid transporter 1 gives MLPLRLCTRRSLGHLDDNASASRRGLEEVKMKWYLVASLLTVLTSSQGILTTLSQSNGKYKYDYATVPFLAEVFKLIVSSVFLWRECKKSPPAKMTTDWKSVRLFPIPSIIYLIHNNVQFATLMYVDTSTYQIMGNLKIVTTGILFRLFLKKKLTNLQWMAIVLLAVGTTTSQVKGCGEASCDSLFSAPIQGYMLGILSACLSALAGVYTEFLMKKNNDSLYWQNVQLYTFGAIFNMARLVLDDFRGGFEKGPWWQRLFNGYSVTTWMVVLNLGSTGLLVSWLMKYADNIVKVYSTSMAMLLTMVLSVFLFSFKPTVQLFLGIIVCMMSLHMYFAPPNMLVDLPSTVRTDPESLVNVPVDRKTDS, from the exons ATGCTTCCTCTCCGTCTCTGTACTCGTCGCTCTCTAGGACATCTAGATGACAATGCTTCTGCTTCCCGACGCGGATTGGAAGAAGTGAAAATGAAGTGGTACTTAGTAGCTTCTCTCCTCACCGTCCTCACTAGCTCTCAG GGGATTTTAACTACTCTATCACAAAGCAATggcaaatataaatatgattaCGCCACCGTTCCTTTCCTTGCTGAGGTTTTCAAG CTTATTGTATCAAGTGTTTTTCTCTGGAGAGAGTGTAAGAAATCACCTCCTGCGAAAATGACGACGGATTGGAAGAGCGTTCGTCTGTTCCCGATTCCTTCAATCATTTACTTAATCCATAATAATGTCCAGTTTGCTACTCTTATGTATGTCGATACGTCCACGTATCAGATAATGGGCAACTTGAAGATTGTCACTACTGGAATCTTGTTCAG GTTGTTTCTTAAGAAGAAGCTCACTAATTTACAATGGATGGCCATTGTTTTATTGGCTGTTGGAACAACCACAAGTCAG GTCAAAGGATGTGGAGAGGCTTCATGTGACTCCCTCTTTTCAGCACCAATTCAAGGATACATGTTAGGAATTTTGTCTGCTTGTCTTTCAGCATTGGCTGGTGTTTATACGGAGTTCTTGATGAAGAAGAACAATGACAGCTTATACTGGCAGAATGTACAGTTGTACAC GTTTGGTGCAATCTTCAATATGGCACGGCTTGTGTTGGATGATTTTAGAGGTGGATTTGAGAAAGGACCTTGGTGGCAAAGGCTATTTAATGGATACAGTGTTACAACCTGGATGGTTGTGTTAAATCTAGGTTCTACTGGGCTTTTGGTTTCCTGGTTAATGAAATATGCTGACAATATAGTTAAG gTGTATTCCACATCGATGGCCATGCTATTGACAATGGTTCTATCTGTGTTCCTCTTCAGTTTCAAGCCAACAGTTCAG CTTTTCTTGGGAATCATTGTTTGCATGATGTCACTACATATGTACTTTGCCCCTCCAAATATGCTTGTAGACTTGCCTTCAACAGTTAGAACAGATCCAGAGAGTCTTGTCAACGTTCCAGTTGATCGTAAAACAGATTCTTGA